A DNA window from Myxocyprinus asiaticus isolate MX2 ecotype Aquarium Trade chromosome 15, UBuf_Myxa_2, whole genome shotgun sequence contains the following coding sequences:
- the LOC127452549 gene encoding uncharacterized protein LOC127452549 — MGNDTVLLSCPEFTCTTNCYTQFMNETANLCPSNDYSCELTKQDTSYSVNCSASCGVSCGNATLNNCSVDCCNTTNCLNTTLFAMTNSATTTATTKATTTTTTIKVTVAPTQANNGKKCHNFTCNGVSCFTGFTNTIMMCPITQDYCMLKKTTSTNGETWQGSCSTDCRLQQSCTASVIPCYLECCNASTTNSCLKLSGQLNMPSSATWGPHSSALLMASLLLLLILRALA, encoded by the exons ATGGGAAATGACACAGTG ctgCTCTCCTGTCCAGAATTTACTTGCACTACAAATTGTTACACCCAGTTCATGAATGAGACGGCAAATCTGTGCCCATCCAATGATTACTCCTGCGAG TTAACAAAACAGGACACAAGTTATTCTGTCAACTGCAGTGCCTCATGTGGCGTGTCCTGTGGGAATGCGACTCTCAATAATTGCTCTGTGGACTGTTGCAACACAACCAACTGCCTCAACACCACTCTGTTTGCCATGACTAATTCAGCCACTACAACAG CTACAACAAAAGCCACTACAACAACCACAACCATTAAAGTCACAGTTGCACCAACTCAAGCAAATAAC GGCAAGAAGTGTCATAATTTCACTTGTAATGGGGTATCGTGTTTCACCGGCTTTACCAACACCATCATGATGTGTCCAATTACTCAAGATTACTGCATG CTAAAAAAGACAACTTCCACAAATGGAGAAACTTGGCAGGGCAGTTGCAGTACAGATTGCAGATTGCAGCAATCTTGCACAGCCTCAGTCATTCCTTGCTACTTGGAGTGCTGCAACGCCTCGACTACCAACTCCTGCCTCAAACTATCAGGTCAATTGAACATGCCCAGCTCCGCCACCTGGGGTCCTCACTCTTCTGCACTGCTCATGGCCTCTTTACTGCTCCTCTTGATACTGAGAGCCCTTGCTTGA
- the LOC127452704 gene encoding fibroin heavy chain-like has translation MSYWIKLGIIPVIILVLTEGTVGVLLFGEVFSEVFGEGFGEVFSEGFGEGFGEGFSEGFGEGFGVVFGEVFGEGFSEGFGEVFSEGFGEAFSEGFGEGFSEGFGEGFGEVFSVGCVEGFSEGFGEVFSEGFGEGFSEGFGEGFSEEFGEGIGEVFCEVFGEGFGEVFCEVSDKGFGEVSGSGFGEVFGEVFGEGFGDGFGEVFCEVFGEGFGEVFGEGFGEVSDKGFSEVSGKGFSEVFGEVFGEVFGEGFGEVFCEVFGEGFGEVFGEGFGEVSDKGFGEVFGEVSGKGFGEVFGEVFGEVFGEGFGEVFCEVFGEGFGEVFGEVFGEGFGEGFGEVSGSGFGEVFGEVFGEGFGEGFGEVFCEVFGEGFGEVFGEGFGEVSDKGFSEVSGKGFSEVFGEVFGEVFGEGFGEVFCEVFGEGFGEVFGEGFGEVSDKGFGEVFGEVSGKGFGEVFGEVFGEVFGEGFGEVFCEVFGEGFGEVFGEVFGEGFGEVSDKGFSEGFGEVFAEGFSEVFGEGFSEVSGEGFGEGFSEGFGEVSGEEFGEVFGDGFGEVPSEVSGEGFSEGFSKVFGEGFSEVFGG, from the exons ATGAGCTATT GGATCAAGTTAGGCATt ataccTGTGATCATACTGGTGCTAACTGAAGGAACAGTAGGTGTATTGCTCTTTGGAGAGGTGTTCAGTGAAGTGTTCGGTGAGGGATTCGGTGAAGTGTTCAGTGAGGGGTTCGGTGAAGGGTTCGGTGAGGGGTTCAGTGAGGGGTTCGGTGAGGGATTCGGTGTAGTATTTGGTGAGGTTTTCGGTGAGGGGTTCAGTGAAGGGTTCGGTGAAGTGTTCAGTGAGGGGTTCGGTGAGGCATTCAGTGAAGGATTCGGTGAGGGGTTCAGTGAGGGGTTCGGTGAGGGATTCGGTGAAGTGTTCAGTGTGGGGTGCGTTGAGGGGTTCAGTGAAGGGTTCGGTGAAGTGTTCAGTGAGGGGTTCGGTGAGGGGTTCAGTGAAGGGTTCGGTGAGGGGTTCAGTGAGGAGTTTGGTGAGGGGATCGGTGAGGTGTTTTGTGAAGTGTTCGGTGAGGGGTTCGGTGAAGTGTTCTGTGAGGTGTCCGATAAGGGGTTCGGTGAGGTGTCCGGTAGCGGATTCGGTGAAGTGTTTGGTGAGGTTTTCGGTGAGGGGTTTGGTGATGGGTTCGGTGAGGTGTTTTGTGAAGTGTTCGGTGAGGGGTTCGGTGAAGTGTTCGGTGAGGGGTTCGGTGAGGTGTCCGATAAGGGGTTCAGTGAGGTGTCCGGTAAGGGATTCAGTGAAGTGTTTGGTGAGGTTTTCGGTGAAGTGTTTGGTGAGGGGTTCGGTGAGGTGTTTTGTGAAGTGTTCGGTGAGGGGTTCGGTGAAGTGTTCGGTGAGGGGTTTGGTGAGGTGTCCGATAAGGGGTTCGGTGAGGTGTTCGGTGAGGTGTCCGGTAAGGGATTCGGTGAAGTGTTTGGTGAGGTTTTCGGTGAAGTGTTTGGTGAGGGGTTCGGTGAGGTGTTTTGTGAAGTGTTCGGTGAGGGGTTCGGTGAGGTGTTCGGTGAAGTGTTCGGTGAGGGATTCGGTGAG GGGTTCGGTGAGGTGTCCGGTAGCGGATTCGGTGAAGTGTTTGGTGAGGTTTTCGGTGAGGGGTTTGGTGAGGGGTTCGGTGAGGTGTTTTGTGAAGTGTTCGGTGAGGGGTTCGGTGAAGTGTTCGGTGAGGGGTTCGGTGAGGTGTCCGATAAGGGGTTCAGTGAGGTGTCCGGTAAGGGATTCAGTGAAGTGTTTGGTGAGGTTTTCGGTGAAGTGTTTGGTGAGGGGTTCGGTGAGGTGTTTTGTGAAGTGTTCGGTGAGGGGTTCGGTGAAGTGTTCGGTGAGGGGTTTGGTGAGGTGTCCGATAAGGGGTTCGGTGAGGTGTTCGGTGAGGTGTCCGGTAAGGGATTCGGTGAAGTGTTTGGTGAGGTTTTCGGTGAAGTGTTTGGTGAGGGGTTCGGTGAGGTGTTTTGTGAAGTGTTCGGTGAGGGGTTCGGTGAGGTGTTCGGTGAAGTGTTCGGTGAGGGATTCGGTGAGGTGTCCGATAAGGGGTTCAGTGAGGGGTTCGGTGAGGTGTTCGCTGAGGGGTTCAGTGAGGTGTTCGGTGAGGGGTTCAGTGAGGTGTCTGGTGAGGGGTTCGGTGAGGGGTTCAGTGAAGGGTTTGGTGAGGTGTCCGGTGAGGAGTTTGGTGAGGTGTTCGGTGATGGGTTCGGTGAGGTGCCCAGTGAGGTGTCTGGTGAGGGGTTCAGTGAGGGGTTCAGTAAGGTGTTTGGTGAGGGGTTCAGTGAGGTGTTCGGTGGATAA